In one Micromonospora polyrhachis genomic region, the following are encoded:
- a CDS encoding thiamine pyrophosphate-binding protein yields MKTQSLSFVADTLATSGPVDARSVLRCFQHPDGSPDTLRCALLLAGGRTHSEHLLGEALLGRVDHEEAAGAVARNVVSQILGWRTRLTGAEVVAGLLAAAGVARIFIYAGTSELALGDAIDRVDGLQLSNGRGDKESAFMAAGASLLEPNRGVAVLHGARGLTNAMGAVADARRSEVGTLYIVGLPSTGSARFLPPHGESGLLAGLSGLVDWHWQAGPVPADPEGCGREARHFVHQFRQALAFSARAPYRPAVFGIPQDAAEQRWLPLDALVSPATAEPPPTVDRSDLKDAVEEMMRADLKDAVEEMMRAERPLFIVDDYALRHTGIRPALDQISTDLGAPVLQVRYRRGPMLFERLRQDEVRNFVGWLDPFHPAHRDLLDQCDLVVTVEDRNIYERVVGALPECRKIAVNTDPGKVLKNEYLQEKDLLVVGDPARVLRDATELFQERRAATRAPWFGPDARTPAPATVEPVSASVQHGRRAVVRALADVLAGWERPALVDDSQMFGGLIAEHYDDLPSGLRVFGGHGAFVGSGLSYATGLAIATDGVRVMCTLGDQAFTNSFQGLVAAVQERARILYIVCNNGESVSLKKQGVASYGDLSRTYLSNVQGLRYHAVAQAIGVHTEEVAVPIGGPAEEVDAGLRRLSEALGKAAAVDGPSLVELVLPSAPEVWAGIWLTQGFEQARAGNRDPDPARAR; encoded by the coding sequence ATGAAGACGCAGTCACTTTCGTTCGTGGCCGACACACTCGCCACGTCCGGCCCCGTCGACGCCAGAAGCGTCCTGCGCTGCTTCCAGCACCCTGACGGAAGCCCGGACACCCTCCGCTGTGCGCTACTGCTCGCCGGTGGGCGGACACACAGCGAGCACCTTCTCGGCGAGGCGCTGCTGGGGCGGGTCGACCACGAGGAGGCCGCCGGCGCCGTTGCCAGGAACGTGGTGAGTCAGATCCTCGGCTGGCGAACGCGGTTGACCGGAGCTGAGGTCGTGGCCGGCCTGCTCGCCGCGGCCGGCGTGGCCAGGATCTTCATCTACGCCGGCACCTCGGAACTTGCCCTCGGCGACGCCATCGACCGGGTCGACGGGCTTCAGCTCAGCAACGGCCGAGGTGACAAGGAGTCCGCATTCATGGCGGCCGGTGCCTCGCTGCTGGAGCCAAACCGGGGCGTGGCCGTGCTGCACGGAGCCCGTGGCCTGACCAACGCCATGGGCGCCGTGGCCGACGCTCGGCGCAGCGAGGTCGGCACCCTCTACATCGTCGGGCTGCCCTCCACCGGCTCGGCCCGCTTCCTTCCCCCGCACGGCGAATCGGGCCTGCTGGCCGGGTTGAGCGGTCTGGTCGACTGGCACTGGCAGGCCGGACCGGTCCCCGCCGATCCGGAGGGGTGCGGTCGGGAGGCACGGCACTTCGTCCACCAGTTCCGCCAGGCCCTCGCCTTCTCCGCCCGGGCACCGTACCGACCGGCGGTGTTCGGCATCCCGCAGGACGCCGCGGAGCAGCGATGGCTGCCCCTCGACGCACTGGTGTCCCCGGCCACGGCCGAGCCGCCGCCCACCGTCGATCGGTCCGACCTCAAGGATGCCGTCGAGGAGATGATGAGGGCCGACCTCAAGGATGCCGTCGAGGAGATGATGAGGGCCGAACGTCCGCTGTTCATCGTCGACGACTACGCCCTGCGCCACACCGGGATCCGACCCGCGCTCGACCAGATCAGCACGGACCTTGGAGCCCCCGTGCTCCAGGTACGGTACCGCCGCGGCCCGATGCTCTTCGAACGGCTCAGGCAGGACGAGGTGCGCAACTTCGTCGGCTGGCTCGATCCGTTCCACCCGGCCCACCGGGACCTGCTCGACCAGTGCGATCTGGTGGTGACGGTGGAGGACCGCAACATCTACGAGCGGGTCGTGGGCGCACTGCCCGAGTGCCGCAAGATCGCCGTCAACACCGACCCCGGCAAGGTGCTGAAGAACGAGTACCTGCAAGAAAAGGACCTGCTTGTGGTCGGCGACCCGGCCCGGGTGTTACGCGATGCGACAGAACTGTTCCAGGAGCGACGTGCCGCCACCCGCGCTCCGTGGTTCGGTCCGGATGCCCGAACTCCAGCTCCGGCCACCGTGGAGCCGGTATCGGCGAGTGTTCAACATGGACGACGGGCGGTGGTGCGGGCCCTGGCCGATGTCCTCGCCGGGTGGGAGCGGCCGGCGCTCGTCGACGACAGTCAGATGTTCGGCGGGCTGATCGCGGAGCACTACGACGATCTGCCGAGCGGGTTGCGGGTCTTCGGCGGGCACGGCGCCTTCGTCGGCAGCGGGCTGTCGTACGCGACAGGGCTGGCCATCGCCACCGACGGGGTCCGGGTGATGTGCACCCTCGGCGACCAGGCCTTCACGAACTCCTTCCAGGGTCTCGTCGCGGCGGTACAGGAACGAGCCCGGATCTTGTACATCGTATGTAACAACGGTGAGTCCGTGTCGCTGAAGAAGCAGGGAGTCGCGTCGTACGGTGATCTTTCGCGGACGTACCTGTCGAACGTGCAGGGCCTGCGCTACCACGCGGTCGCCCAGGCGATCGGCGTCCACACCGAAGAGGTCGCCGTTCCGATCGGTGGCCCAGCCGAGGAGGTCGACGCCGGCCTCCGGCGGCTCTCCGAGGCGCTGGGCAAGGCGGCGGCTGTTGACGGCCCCAGCCTGGTCGAGCTGGTGCTGCCGTCGGCACCCGAGGTGTGGGCGGGTATCTGGCTCACCCAGGGCTTCGAGCAAGCGCGGGCAGGCAACCGGGACCCGGACCCGGCACGGGCCCGATGA
- a CDS encoding glycosyltransferase, which translates to MLGVRPSDPEVLATAVADILVVAADPECARSCLFLWEKARPWVEAAVDRVKANKDEEVRSLGERLLDAPADPARYHAFKQALLARSEDPTMTEVFEAAWEAECVNRLGHHLGSRYVDDGAPQVTADDLRSLSPVAPPASGPEADVLIVIPFQDRDTGEVRLRNLLACLLTLRDQSYPRDRYRVVVVESDDVPRYRDLIEPLVDEYVFAPKSGIFNKSWAVNVGVMNAAGPTKVVCILDGDVLADREFIARNAARFQNPGTGGHLTYRNMFCLSDVATSIAIRQRLVHGAGQADPETLRGFMLRRPPGCCVWARISTFRRIGGMDERYEGWGGEDNDFAYRMDINSSFDTYQDWLLHMAHPAASVLTEDGELPNSAIPGLSWRPTEPIGRIDRFVAADLSGTPN; encoded by the coding sequence ATGCTCGGTGTACGACCCTCGGATCCCGAGGTCCTAGCGACCGCCGTCGCCGACATCCTGGTTGTCGCGGCGGACCCGGAATGCGCCCGGTCCTGCCTGTTCCTCTGGGAAAAGGCCCGCCCATGGGTGGAAGCAGCCGTCGACAGGGTCAAGGCGAACAAGGACGAGGAGGTCCGGTCGCTCGGTGAGCGACTGCTGGACGCTCCGGCCGACCCGGCGCGCTACCACGCGTTCAAGCAGGCGCTCCTGGCCAGGAGCGAAGACCCCACGATGACGGAGGTCTTCGAGGCGGCCTGGGAGGCGGAGTGCGTCAACCGACTGGGTCACCACCTCGGCTCGCGCTACGTCGACGACGGCGCGCCGCAGGTAACCGCCGATGACCTGCGTAGTTTGTCACCGGTGGCCCCGCCGGCGAGCGGTCCGGAGGCGGACGTTCTCATCGTCATCCCGTTCCAGGATCGCGACACCGGCGAAGTTCGCCTGCGGAACCTGCTGGCCTGTCTGCTCACGCTGCGCGATCAGTCCTACCCTCGGGACCGCTACCGGGTCGTGGTGGTCGAGTCGGACGACGTGCCCCGATACCGGGACCTCATCGAGCCCCTCGTAGACGAGTACGTCTTCGCCCCGAAGTCGGGGATCTTCAACAAGTCCTGGGCGGTCAACGTGGGCGTGATGAACGCCGCGGGCCCGACCAAGGTGGTCTGCATCCTCGACGGCGACGTGCTGGCCGACCGCGAGTTCATCGCGCGCAACGCGGCCCGCTTCCAGAACCCGGGCACCGGGGGTCATCTGACCTACCGGAACATGTTCTGCCTCAGCGATGTCGCCACATCGATCGCGATCCGCCAGCGGCTGGTGCACGGCGCCGGGCAGGCCGACCCCGAGACGTTGCGTGGCTTCATGCTACGCCGCCCACCGGGCTGCTGCGTCTGGGCGCGGATCAGCACGTTCCGCCGGATCGGTGGGATGGACGAGCGCTATGAAGGGTGGGGCGGCGAGGACAACGACTTCGCCTACCGGATGGACATCAACAGCAGCTTCGACACCTATCAGGACTGGCTTCTGCACATGGCCCATCCGGCGGCGTCCGTCCTGACCGAGGACGGCGAGTTGCCCAACTCCGCCATTCCCGGGCTGAGCTGGCGTCCGACGGAGCCCATCGGACGCATCGACCGGTTCGTGGCCGCCGACCTCTCGGGCACGCCCAACTGA
- a CDS encoding gluconeogenesis factor YvcK family protein, whose translation MTNPGVANERPRVVVIGGGRGLTAAVRAARMYAGHVTMVVSTADDSGSSGRLRGSMGIAAPGDLRRCLVAMAGREDDPVGRAFEYRFDGTDIDGHALGNLLLAGLTAVCGDFLGAIEETSRLLGIDPAVAQALPSTVDLVDLHATTVDGTEVVGQYAVSKTAGIERVALYPKDVRAPESAVAAILGADQIVLGPGSLYTSVLAAALVKDIQSALAATTARMVYVCNLEPEDAETRGYDVAEHVAALITHGVEPDVVLVNRDCVLPMGNVTIDVVEAALARPDSDVHDSDKLAAALTVLT comes from the coding sequence GTGACCAATCCTGGAGTTGCGAACGAACGACCGCGAGTCGTCGTCATCGGCGGTGGCCGCGGACTCACCGCGGCGGTGCGGGCGGCACGGATGTACGCGGGTCACGTCACCATGGTGGTGTCTACCGCCGACGACAGCGGATCGAGCGGGCGGCTGCGCGGTTCGATGGGGATCGCGGCCCCCGGCGACCTGCGGCGATGCCTGGTCGCGATGGCCGGGCGTGAGGACGATCCGGTCGGCCGAGCGTTCGAGTACCGCTTTGACGGTACCGACATCGACGGGCACGCGCTGGGCAACCTGCTGCTCGCCGGCCTGACCGCGGTCTGTGGCGACTTCCTCGGGGCCATCGAGGAGACCAGCCGGCTGCTCGGCATCGATCCGGCCGTCGCCCAGGCGTTGCCGTCCACGGTCGACCTGGTCGACCTGCACGCGACAACCGTCGACGGCACCGAGGTCGTCGGGCAGTACGCCGTATCGAAGACGGCGGGGATCGAGCGGGTGGCACTTTACCCGAAGGACGTCAGGGCACCGGAGAGTGCCGTCGCGGCGATCCTGGGGGCCGACCAGATCGTGCTGGGGCCCGGATCCCTTTACACCTCGGTCCTGGCGGCGGCGCTGGTGAAGGACATCCAGAGCGCCCTGGCCGCGACCACGGCCCGGATGGTCTACGTCTGCAATCTGGAGCCCGAAGACGCGGAAACTCGCGGCTACGACGTGGCCGAGCACGTAGCCGCACTGATCACGCACGGTGTCGAACCCGATGTCGTACTGGTCAACCGCGACTGCGTCCTGCCGATGGGAAACGTCACGATCGACGTCGTCGAGGCCGCTCTGGCGCGGCCCGACAGCGACGTCCACGACAGCGACAAGTTAGCCGCCGCACTGACCGTGCTGACGTAG